CAGGGCGAGAACGCGATCCTGAATATTCAACGTAGAGATCTGAAAATGGCCTATCGTAAATCCTCCGTAGTGGAGAATTCTCATCCATTAAGAGGCTATCCCTTATCTTTTTCTTATTTGCATCAAGGTAGGACGAAAACACCTTAAAGTCTTCCTCGTAAAAATTCATCTTTCTTCTTATACGCAAATTGATATTTAAGATATCCGCCAGAGGTATGCAGGTATGGTAGGAAAGCCAACAGAGAAATAATTTGTATTTTCATCATTTTCAGATTCATATTTTCTAATCTTAGGCCATATACTAGGACAGTAAGTGAATGGATAGAAACCTGATAAATAAATAAAACGAAAGAATGATCAGGCATGGAAAAGAAGGTAGTACTTATAGGTCTTGGCATAATGGGATACAGAATTGCAGCCAATTTTAAGAAGGCCGGTATGCTCAACGGCGTATTTGACCGCAAGATAGAAAAAGCTGAGGCCTTTTCTAAGCAATTCGGTTCAGAATTTTACAAAGACATAGAATCAGCTGTAAAATCAAACGACGTAATAGTTACTATGTTGTATGACGATTCATCTGTGATAGATGTTTACAGCAAGGCCATGGATTATGCAGCCGGCAAAATCTTTGTGGATATGTCAACAATATCACCCGAAACATCTATAAGGGTCTCCAAGGACATCGAAAGTAAAGGGGGAGAGATGTACGATGCACCAGTGATTGGTACTTCCGTTGTAGTTGAAAAGAAAGGCCTTACAGTTTTAATAGGTGGGCCGAGAGACAACGTAGGATTAATCGAAGAGTTAATGGGAGCTACGGCAACAAGCGTGGTTTATGTTGGGCCAAATGGTAGCGGCCTATACGCTAAACTTGTCAACAACCTCTTTCTTGGATCATATATGGAGGCCCTTGCGGAGGCAGTTAGGTTCGGTAGATCTACAGGTCTAGATGATAATGTCATTTCAAGTGTACTTATCAAGTATTCAAGTGCAAGGTCGCCAACCTCAGAACTAAAAGTACCTAAGATGATGGCGGGCGATCACAGCACGCAGTTTTCAGTGAAGAATATGCTTAAGGATCTCGAGATAATAGAGGATACTGCAAGGCGCAAGAGCGTTCCTATACCTTCGGCCTCAATTGCCCTGCAGTTCTATAGGTATCTCGCCTCTTCAGGACACAGCGAAGAAGACATATCGTCTATATACAAAGTTTTGACTGGGAGCTGATAGAAGTGGTTAATCCTGGAGATAAAGGCAGAATAGGAAACGTGGAAATCAAAAATAGGATAGTAATGGCACCAATGATATCCAACATTGCAAATTCAGACGGGTCTCCTAGTGAGCCCTATATTTCGTATATGCGTGAACGCGCTAGGGGTGGTATTGGCCTAATTATCACAGAGTATACTTACGTAGATCCCGAATCTGGCAAGGGATCTAGAAATCAGCTTGGCATATACGACGATATATTTTTACCAAAATTTAGCAGATTGGCTGAAGCTGTTCACGATTATGGATCGAAGATATTCGTTCAGCTAGTTCATGCGGGGGCCAAGGCTCTGCCCTCATCAAGTTACAAGATCGCACCATCTAAGACAAGTTTCGATAAAAACGCAAGGGAGATGGATTCCTCAGACATAGAAAGAGTTATTAGAAATTATGAGAGAGCTGCTTCAATAGCTAGGAGGGCCGGATTCGATGGAATTGAGATACACGGTGCCCATGGCTACCTTGTTGATGAGTTTATTTCACCGTACTGGAACAGAAGAACAGACAAATACGGCGGTTCGTTGGAGGGAAGGATCAAATTCCCGCAAGAGGTAATAGATGCAGTGAAGTCTGAGGTCGATATTCCAGTTGGCATTAGGCTAAGCCTTTATGAAGATGAAGTTGGCGGCTACGGCCCAGATTA
This genomic stretch from Thermoplasma volcanium GSS1 harbors:
- a CDS encoding NAD(P)-dependent oxidoreductase translates to MEKKVVLIGLGIMGYRIAANFKKAGMLNGVFDRKIEKAEAFSKQFGSEFYKDIESAVKSNDVIVTMLYDDSSVIDVYSKAMDYAAGKIFVDMSTISPETSIRVSKDIESKGGEMYDAPVIGTSVVVEKKGLTVLIGGPRDNVGLIEELMGATATSVVYVGPNGSGLYAKLVNNLFLGSYMEALAEAVRFGRSTGLDDNVISSVLIKYSSARSPTSELKVPKMMAGDHSTQFSVKNMLKDLEIIEDTARRKSVPIPSASIALQFYRYLASSGHSEEDISSIYKVLTGS